CATCAAGGCACCGGAGTGCTTCTACATCGAGCAGAAGCTGAAGGAACGGATGAACATCCCCGTCTTCCACGACGACCAGCACGGCACCGCGATCATCTCTGCGGCCGCGATGTTGAATGGCCTGAAGATCGTCGGCAAGAAGATCGACGAGATCAAGGTGGTCTGTTCCGGTGCCGGCGCCGCCGCGATCTCCTGTCTCAACTTGTGGTGCGATCTCGGCGTCAAGCGCGAGAACATCACCGTTTGTGATTCCAAGGGCGTGATCTATGTCGGCCGTCCCGGCGGCATGGACGAGACCAAGGCCCGCTACGCGCAGGAAACCGACCAGCGCACGCTGGCCGATGCGATGGTTGGCGCCGACGTTTTCCTCGGCCTGTCGACTGCAGGCGTGGTCAAGCAGGAAATGATCAAGACCATGGCTGCCAAGCCGATGATCTTCGCGCTGGCCAATCCGACCCCGGAAATCATGCCGGAACTGGTCAAGGAAGTCTGCCCCGAGGCGATCATCGCCACCGGCCGTTCCGACTACCCGAACCAGGTCAACAACGTCCTCTGCTTCCCCTTCATCTTCCGTGGCGCGCTCGATGTCGGTGCTACCCGCATCACCGAAGAAATGAAGATGGCCTCGGTGCGCGCGATTGCCGAACTGGCCGAAGCCGAAGTCACCGACGAAGTGGCGATGGCCTACCCCGGCCATGACCTCAACTTCGGTCCGGAATACCTGATTCCCAAGCCTTTCGACCCGCGCCTGATCGTCAAGATCGCACCGGCGGTGGCTCAGGCCGCGATTGATTCGGGGGTTGCCACCCGCCCGATTACCGATTGGGACGCCTACCGCGCCAAGCTCTCCGAGTTTGTTTATCACACCGGCGTTGGCATGCGCGCAATCTTCCAGGCTGCGCGTCAGGCCAAGGGCAAGCGCATCATCTTCGCCGAAGGCGAGGAAGAGCGCGTGCTGCGCGCCGCACAGGTGGTGATCGAGGAAAAATTCGCGCGTCCGATCCTGATCGGTCGCCCGGAAGTGATCGCCCACCGCCTCGAAAAGGCCAAGCTGCGGATCAAGCCGGGCGTCGATTTCGACGTCGTCAATCCCGAATCCGACGAACGCTATCGCGAGTGCTGGACCGCCTATCACAAGCTGATGGCGCGCCGTGGCGTGACGCCGGCGATTGCCAAGGAGGCCCTGCGCAAGAAGCCGACCGTGATCGGTGCGATGCTGCTCAAGCTCGGCTACGCCGACGGCCTGATCTGCGGCATGAGCGGCCAGTACAGCCACCATCTGGGCGTGGTCAGCCAGATCATCGGCAAGCGCCCGGGCGTGAATACCCTGGCGGCGATGAACTACCTGATGCTGCCCGGCCGTTCGTTGTTCATTTGCGATACGCACGTGAACGAGAACCCGAATGCCGAAGAAATCGCGGAAATGACGCTGATGGCGGCCGAGCAGGTCAAGCGCTTCGGCAGCCAGCCGAAGGTGGCGCTGCTGTCGCACTCCAATTTCGGCTCCGGCAGTTCCGAGTCCTCGCGCAAGATGAGCGCTGCTGCGCAGCTGGTGGCCGCCCGTGCCAGCGGCGAACTGGAAGTCGATGGCGAAATGCACGGCGACTCCGCGCTGTCCGAAGTCATCCGTCAGGAAGCCAACCCGGATTCGCCGCTCAAGGGCGAAGCTAACCTGCTGGTGATGCCGAATATCGACGCCGCCAACATCAGCTACAACCTGCTCAAGATGACCGGCGGCGAAGGCGTGACCATCGGCCCGATCCTGCTCGGTGCCGCCCGTCCGGTGCATGTGCTGACCTCGACCGCCACCGTGCGCCGCCTGGTCAACATGACCGCGCTGGCCGTGGTCGAGTCGATGGAGCGCTGATCGCGTTCCCGGTCTTTCAAGGCCAGAAGCCGGCTCCGCAATGGGCCGGCTTTTTTATACCCGGCGCTTGCCGGGGGCGGACGAACGGTGGTGGATCGGGCGGATTTTCACGGTCGACCGTGAATTTGTGAAAAATCCGTAATCAGGGATTTTCCTGCTGCAATTGCTGCAGATCGGCGACGATATCGGCTATTTTGGCGTTGTCGGCGATGAGAAGGCGGAGTTTTCCCCGTCGGTCGAAGACATAGGCGCCGCTGCTGTGGTCGAGGCTGTAGCCGATTCCGCCGCCGACCTCCTGGCGGATTGCGGTGACCCGGAACTGCCGGGCAACGGCGGCAATCGCCTCCGGGCTGCCGTGCAGGCCGAGCAAGCTGGCGTCAAACCAGCGCAGGTAGTCGGCCAGTCGGGCTGGGGTGTCGCGCTCGGGATCAAGCGTGATGAAAACCACTTGAACCTGGTCCGGCCCCAGGCCAGGCTGGCGCAGCAATTCAGTGTATTTGGCGAGGGCGGTCGGGCAGATGTCCGGGCAACTGGTGTAGCCGAAGAAGAAGATCACCAGCTTGCCGCGAAAATCGGCCAATTTCCACGGTCGACCGTGGAAATCGCGGATTTCTGCCGGCAACTCCCCGGAAATCCGGCTTTCCCCGAGGTCGGTGGCATGAAAGCGCGGGGCGCTTGGCCGACAGCCGCCGAGCAGGCCGCTGGCCCAGGCCATGCCACCCGCCAGCAGTAAACGTCTTTGCATGCGGGTCTAGCCGGCGAGCGCCACCAGCAGCTTCCCGTGGATGCCACCGAAGCCGCCGTTGCTCATCACCAGCACATGATCGCCGGGGCGGGCGGCGGCGGCGACGCGGGCGACCAGCTGGGCGAGGTCGGTGTCGACCTGCGCCCGCTCGCCCATCGGTGCCAGCGCTTCGTCGGCATCCCAGCCGAGATTGGCGCCGTAGCAGAAGGCAAGGTCCACGTCGGCCAGGCTGGCGGGCAGCTGGCTTTTCATCGTGCCCAGCTTCATGGTGTTCGAACGCGGTTCGAAGACGGCAAGAATGCGGGCGTTGCCGACTTTTCGCCGCAAACCGGCGACCGTTGTCGCAATTGCGGTCGGATGGTGGGCAAAATCGTCGTAAACCGTAATGCCGTTGGCCACCCCGCGTACCTCCATCCGCCGCTTGACGTTTTCAAAGCGGCTTAGGGCTTCCAGCCCCTTGTCGAACGGTACGCCGACATGGCGGGCGGCGAGCAGGGCGGCACAGGCGTTGGCGCGGTTATGGTCGCCGGTCAAGGTCCAGCGGCAACGGCCGATTTCGCCGTCGGCGCCGTGCAGGATCAGTTCGCCGCTGGCATCGTCGCCGCTGACCCGGTAGCCAGCCGGGTCATTGAAACGCTGTACCTCGCTCCAGCAACCGCGCTGCAGTACCCGTTCCAGGCTGGGTTCGGCGGCATTGCTGACGATCAGCCCGGATCCCGGGAGGGTGCGTACCAGGTGGTGGAATTGCGTCTCGATTGCTGCCAGATCGGCGAAGATGTCCGCGTGATCGAATTCAAGGTTGTTGAGGATCGCAGTTCGCGGGCGGTAATGGATGAACTTCGACCGCTTGTCGCAGAAGGCGGTGTCGTATTCATCGGCTTCGATCACGAAGAACGGGGTGTCGCCGAGTCGGGCCGAGACGCCGAAGTTGAGCGGCACGCCGCCGATCAGGAAGCCCGGGGCCATGTTCGCGTCTTCAAGGATCCAGGCCAGCATCGAGCTGGTGGTGGTCTTGCCGTGAGTGCCGGCAACCCCGAGCACCCAGCGCCCCTGCAGGACATGGTCGGCCAGCCACTGCGGCCCCGAGACATACGGGAGGCCCCGGTCGAGGAGGGCTTCAAGCAGCGGGTTGCCGCGCGAGATGGCGTTGCCGATGACAAACATGTCGGGCGCCAGTGCCAGCTGTTCGACGCCGTAGCCTTCGATCAACTCGATGCCCGCAGCGCGCAGCTGGTCGCTCATTGGTGGATAGACGTTGGCATCGCAGCCGGTAACCTTGTGTCCGGCGGCGACAGCGAGTTGCGCAATACCGCCCATGAAGGTGCCGCAAATCCCGAGAATATGTATATGCATGTTTCGATCCTGGCCGGCGGCAAGCACCGCCGTCCTGTCCGGAACTCGTCGCCGCCCGCTCGGCGGGAGCGGGATGCAAGCTCCGGGATGGTTGAAAAACTTCGTGCGGCGTGGGCACCTCGGCCTGTCATCCGGCTGCCGCACGCTTTCGCGTAGAATCGAAGAGGATTTTAACCCGAGCCTTTGATCATGCATCGCCCCGACCGCACCCGCGCCGACTTGCGCGCCAGCATCGCCAGCGCCGCTGCCCGTCTGATGGCCGAGGACGGCATCGTCGATTACCGGCAGGCAAAAAAGAAGGCCCTGCGCCAGCTGGGGCTGCCCGAGCATACCGCGTTGCCCGACAACGCCGAGGTCGAAGCCGAGTTGCGGGCCTGGCGCAGCCTGTATCAGGGCGAGGAGCATGCTGAATTGCTGTTCGAATTGCGCCAGACGGCACTCGATCTGCTCGAGTTCCTGGAACGTTTCCATCCCTACCTGACCGGCTCGGTGCTCGAAGGCACGGCCGGTGAGCATTCGCGTATCGACATCCTGCTATTTCCGGATAGCGCCAAGGAGGTTGAGATTTTTCTGCTCAACCACAACCTGAATTTTGCCCACGGTGAGCCGCGCGGCGAAAAGGTCGAAGCGGTGCTGATCCTGGAGACCGATACTGCCGACGCCAACCTGATTGTCCTGCCGCCGCAGCTGGAACGGGTTGCGCTCAAATATCGCGACGGGCGGCCGCGCGAGCGGGCTCGCGCCGAGGCGGTGCGCGACTTGCTCGAACACGGTGAGTTGCCGCGATCTGGCGAATAACTGGTTGCCAACATCCGGGTTTTTACCAGGCTTGGCAGGGGTAAGTACTTGTCTCGCTGGACAACTTGCTGCGAAATGCGGCAAACTTGCAGGGATGAAAGAGCAAGAAATCCCTGTCGGATCGGCGCAAAGTCGGCAAACCGGGCCGCAGATTCTGGTTTTGCACGGCCCCAACCTGAATCTGCTGGGCACGCGCGAACCCGCAACTTACGGCCACACCACCCTGGCCGACATCGACGCTGCCCTGCTGGCGCAAGCCAAGGCCGCCGGTGTCGAACTGGCATGCTTCCAGAGCAACCACGAAGGGGCTTTGGTCGAGCGCATTCATGCGGCGCGCTGCGAGGGCGTCAAGGCGATCATCATCAATCCCGCTGCCTACACCCATACCAGTGTCGCGATTCGCGATGCATTGGCCGGTGTCGCGATCCCCTTTGTCGAAGTGCATCTGTCGAACGTGCATGCGCGCGAACCTTTCCGCCATCACTCGTATTTTTCCGATCTCGCCATCGGCGTGATCTGCGGGCTCGGGCATCGCGGCTACCTGCTGGCGCTGGATTTCCTGCTCAACCGAATCAACAACGATTAAGCGGCATCAAGCCGTCTTTTGGCGTCTAACCGACGTGAAAGGGAAGAACTCATGGATTTGCGCAAACTCAAGAAACTGATCGACCTGGTCCAGGAATCCGGAATCTCCGAACTGGAAGTCACCGAGGGTGAGGAAAAGGTCCGTATCGCCAAGCATTACGGCGTTGCCGCCGCCGCGCCGGTGCAGCACTACGCGATGCCGGCGCCGATGCCGGTGGCCGGTAGTGGCGGGGTTTCCTCGGTCAACCTCGACGACGAGGACGACCTGCCGGAAGGGCATGTGGTCAAGGCGCCGATGGTCGGCACCTTCTACCGCGCTGCTTCGCCGGGCGCCGATGCTTTTGTGCAGATCGGCAGCACGGTGAAGAAGGGCGACACGCTGTGCATCATCGAAGCGATGAAGCTGCTGAACGAAATCGAAGCCGACGCCGACGGCGTGGTCAAGGCGATTCTGCTGGAAAACGGCGAGCCGGTCGAATACGGCGAGCCGTTGTTTGTTATCGGTTGATCGTAGCAAGATCGCTGCTTTTTCCCGCTGATTCGCGGTGAAAAACCGGCGGGTGGCAGGTTGACCGTGAAACATCGGCCGCTTGCCATCCTGCTGCTGGAGAAATCCCATGTTTGAAAAAATTCTGATCGCCAATCGCGGCGACCAGGCGCCGGCAGGCGCCGCAGCGGCGAAGCCAAATTGCGCTGCAGCCGCAGGCTGCCTGGGCGGTTTTGCCGCGGGAGAGACAAATGTTTGAGAAGATTCTGATCGCCAATCGCGGCGAAATCGCGCTGCGCATCCAGCGTGCCTGCCGTGAACTGGGTATCAAGACCGTGGTCGTGCACTCCGAGGCCGACCGCGATGCGAAGTACGTCAAGCTGGCCGACGAGTCGGTGTGTATCGGCCCGGCGCCGTCCGCGCAAAGCTATCTGAACATTCCGGCGATCATTTCCGCTGCCGAAGTGACCGATGCCCAGGCGATCCACCCCGGCTATGGCTTCCTCTCCGAGAATGCTGACTTTGCCGAGCGCGTTGAAACCTCGGGCTTCGTCTTCATCGGCCCGCGCGCCGAAACCATCCGCCTGATGGGTGACAAGGTTTCGGCCAAGGACGCAATGAAGGCAGCCGGCGTTCCCTGCGTCCCCGGTTCCGAAGGCGCCCTGCCCGACGATCCCAAGGAGATTATCGCCACTGCCCGCCAGATCGGCTATCCGGTGATCATCAAGGCTGCCGGTGGCGGTGGTGGTCGCGGTATGCGCGTGGTGCATACCGAGGCGGCCCTGGTCAACGCGGTGCAGATGACCCGGCAGGAAGCCCAGACGGCTTTCGGCAATCCGACCGTGTACATGGAAAAATTCCTGGAAAATCCGCGCCACGTCGAAATCCAGGTGCTGGCCGACCAGCACAAGAACGCGATCTACCTCGGTGAGCGTGATTGCTCGATGCAGCGCCGCCACCAGAAGGTGATCGAGGAAGCGCCAGCGCCGCATATCCCGGCCCGCCTGATCGCCCGCATCGGCGAGCGTTGCGCCGATGCCTGCCGCAAGATCGGGTATCGCGGTGCCGGTACCTTTGAATTCCTCTACGAAAACGGCGAGTTCTACTTCATCGAGATGAACACCCGGGTTCAGGTCGAGCACCCGGTGACCGAAGCGATCACCGGTGTCGACATCGTTCAGGAGCAGATCCGCGTTGCTTTTGGCGAAAAGCTGCGGCTCAAGCAGCGTGATGTCGAGTTTCGCGGGCATGCAATCGAATGCCGTATTAACGCCGAAGATCCCTTCACTTTCGTGCCTTCTCCAGGCAAGATCGAGTTTTATCACCCGCCCGGCGGCCCCGGGATTCGGGTCGACTCGCACATCTACCAGGGGTACAAGGTGCCGTCGCATTACGATTCGATGGTCGCCAAGGTCATCGCCTACGGCGATACCCGCGAGCAGGCAATCCGGCGGATGCGCATCGCGCTGTCCGAGATGTCCATTCAGGGGATCAAGACCAATATTGCGCTACACCAGGAGTTGATGCTCGACGCCCGTTTCGTTGAAGGCGGCACCAGCATCCATTATCTGGAGCACAAGCTGGCGGCCAAGAACGAAGTGAAGCAATAAGATGGCCTGGCAAAACGTCACCCTGCTTTCCGACGCCGAGCACGCCGACCCGTTGTGCGATGCGCTGATGGAGGCCGGCGCACTGTCGGCCTCGATCGAGGATGCCGATGCCGGCACGCCGGACGAACAGCCGCAGTTCGGTGAACCGGGTTCGGTGACGACGCCCGGCTGGCAGCGTTCACGAATCGTCGCGCTGTTCGAGCCGGACGCCGATGTGGCAGCGATCGTCGGCGAAGCAGCTGCCAACATCGGGTTGGCAGCGGTCCCAGAATGGCGGAGCGAGCCCTTGGAAGAACAGAACTGGGTGCAATTGACGCAATCCCAGTTTGACCCGATCCGGGTTTCCGGGCGTTTGTGGATCGTGCCCTCGTGGCATGAATCGCCCGATCCGGCGGCGATCAACCTGATTCTCGATCCGGGCATGGCCTTTGGCACCGGTTCGCACCCGACCACCCGTCTCTGCCTTGAGTGGTTGGAGCGCGAGGTGCAGCCGGGCGACAGCCTGCTCGATTATGGCTGCGGCTCAGGGATTCTCGCGATTGCCGGAGCCCGTCTCGGTGCCGCCCGCGTCGCCGGGGTCGATATTGACC
This genomic window from Dechloromonas sp. ZY10 contains:
- a CDS encoding NADP-dependent malic enzyme, which translates into the protein MEKDLREAALEYHRWPTPGKISVRPTKGLTNQRDLALAYSPGVAAACDAIVEDEATAALYTSRANLVGVVTNGTAVLGLGNIGPLAAKPVMEGKGCLFKKFAGIDVFDIELAENDPDKLIDMIAALEPTLGGINLEDIKAPECFYIEQKLKERMNIPVFHDDQHGTAIISAAAMLNGLKIVGKKIDEIKVVCSGAGAAAISCLNLWCDLGVKRENITVCDSKGVIYVGRPGGMDETKARYAQETDQRTLADAMVGADVFLGLSTAGVVKQEMIKTMAAKPMIFALANPTPEIMPELVKEVCPEAIIATGRSDYPNQVNNVLCFPFIFRGALDVGATRITEEMKMASVRAIAELAEAEVTDEVAMAYPGHDLNFGPEYLIPKPFDPRLIVKIAPAVAQAAIDSGVATRPITDWDAYRAKLSEFVYHTGVGMRAIFQAARQAKGKRIIFAEGEEERVLRAAQVVIEEKFARPILIGRPEVIAHRLEKAKLRIKPGVDFDVVNPESDERYRECWTAYHKLMARRGVTPAIAKEALRKKPTVIGAMLLKLGYADGLICGMSGQYSHHLGVVSQIIGKRPGVNTLAAMNYLMLPGRSLFICDTHVNENPNAEEIAEMTLMAAEQVKRFGSQPKVALLSHSNFGSGSSESSRKMSAAAQLVAARASGELEVDGEMHGDSALSEVIRQEANPDSPLKGEANLLVMPNIDAANISYNLLKMTGGEGVTIGPILLGAARPVHVLTSTATVRRLVNMTALAVVESMER
- a CDS encoding SCO family protein, with product MQRRLLLAGGMAWASGLLGGCRPSAPRFHATDLGESRISGELPAEIRDFHGRPWKLADFRGKLVIFFFGYTSCPDICPTALAKYTELLRQPGLGPDQVQVVFITLDPERDTPARLADYLRWFDASLLGLHGSPEAIAAVARQFRVTAIRQEVGGGIGYSLDHSSGAYVFDRRGKLRLLIADNAKIADIVADLQQLQQENP
- the mpl gene encoding UDP-N-acetylmuramate:L-alanyl-gamma-D-glutamyl-meso-diaminopimelate ligase → MHIHILGICGTFMGGIAQLAVAAGHKVTGCDANVYPPMSDQLRAAGIELIEGYGVEQLALAPDMFVIGNAISRGNPLLEALLDRGLPYVSGPQWLADHVLQGRWVLGVAGTHGKTTTSSMLAWILEDANMAPGFLIGGVPLNFGVSARLGDTPFFVIEADEYDTAFCDKRSKFIHYRPRTAILNNLEFDHADIFADLAAIETQFHHLVRTLPGSGLIVSNAAEPSLERVLQRGCWSEVQRFNDPAGYRVSGDDASGELILHGADGEIGRCRWTLTGDHNRANACAALLAARHVGVPFDKGLEALSRFENVKRRMEVRGVANGITVYDDFAHHPTAIATTVAGLRRKVGNARILAVFEPRSNTMKLGTMKSQLPASLADVDLAFCYGANLGWDADEALAPMGERAQVDTDLAQLVARVAAAARPGDHVLVMSNGGFGGIHGKLLVALAG
- the aroQ gene encoding type II 3-dehydroquinate dehydratase, whose translation is MKEQEIPVGSAQSRQTGPQILVLHGPNLNLLGTREPATYGHTTLADIDAALLAQAKAAGVELACFQSNHEGALVERIHAARCEGVKAIIINPAAYTHTSVAIRDALAGVAIPFVEVHLSNVHAREPFRHHSYFSDLAIGVICGLGHRGYLLALDFLLNRINND
- the accB gene encoding acetyl-CoA carboxylase biotin carboxyl carrier protein; translation: MDLRKLKKLIDLVQESGISELEVTEGEEKVRIAKHYGVAAAAPVQHYAMPAPMPVAGSGGVSSVNLDDEDDLPEGHVVKAPMVGTFYRAASPGADAFVQIGSTVKKGDTLCIIEAMKLLNEIEADADGVVKAILLENGEPVEYGEPLFVIG
- the accC gene encoding acetyl-CoA carboxylase biotin carboxylase subunit, producing MFEKILIANRGEIALRIQRACRELGIKTVVVHSEADRDAKYVKLADESVCIGPAPSAQSYLNIPAIISAAEVTDAQAIHPGYGFLSENADFAERVETSGFVFIGPRAETIRLMGDKVSAKDAMKAAGVPCVPGSEGALPDDPKEIIATARQIGYPVIIKAAGGGGGRGMRVVHTEAALVNAVQMTRQEAQTAFGNPTVYMEKFLENPRHVEIQVLADQHKNAIYLGERDCSMQRRHQKVIEEAPAPHIPARLIARIGERCADACRKIGYRGAGTFEFLYENGEFYFIEMNTRVQVEHPVTEAITGVDIVQEQIRVAFGEKLRLKQRDVEFRGHAIECRINAEDPFTFVPSPGKIEFYHPPGGPGIRVDSHIYQGYKVPSHYDSMVAKVIAYGDTREQAIRRMRIALSEMSIQGIKTNIALHQELMLDARFVEGGTSIHYLEHKLAAKNEVKQ
- the prmA gene encoding 50S ribosomal protein L11 methyltransferase; this encodes MAWQNVTLLSDAEHADPLCDALMEAGALSASIEDADAGTPDEQPQFGEPGSVTTPGWQRSRIVALFEPDADVAAIVGEAAANIGLAAVPEWRSEPLEEQNWVQLTQSQFDPIRVSGRLWIVPSWHESPDPAAINLILDPGMAFGTGSHPTTRLCLEWLEREVQPGDSLLDYGCGSGILAIAGARLGAARVAGVDIDPQAVQAARDNAERNGVTALFADSAEPVAGEYDLVVANILSNPLRVLAPAICAHVRSGGRLALSGILREQAEEIIGIYASWLPLAIADVREDWVCLAGRKP